GGAGTGAAGCTCCATCAGCTGCCGGATCAGAGCTTGGTCCTGCAGGCGCATCTCCACCTGCACATGCACGCAACATGTTTAGTTCAGATATATTGATCCTAACACTAATATCATTTGATAAAGAAAAGTAAACATCACAATTTCTGCCATTTCTCGATCAAGCTGAGCGGGTTAGTGTTGCTTTCTTTTATATGCAAATGAATCCTTCTGCCCTCctatttcttcccttttttatcAAAGGGCTGCCAGCATTGTAAAATAAGATATTCAGAATTCCACCACCAACTTCAGAGTCCAAGTTTGCCCCGAGGAGTGAAGAATGTACCAAACAAAAACCTTCTGGGCcaatttgcatttcttttctctgttaATTACAGCACCAGGTTGAGACTGAAAGATGCCGGTTTTACCGCCTTTGtcgagggaggagagaaaaaacatgaCCAGCTCTTTTCAAATAATGTGCTggacaatatgtgtgtgtgtctgcgtttgcCTGCGCAGCTTTTTCTGTTCCAATACccgaattaaacatttttatgtgGATAACAAACCCCTGCCATATTTCTGGCCATAATATCTTTCTCCAAAGAGTAACATGGACCAAATACCCTTGGGATTTAATTAGAGGGATGGACATCTCAAACGAATTTGAATATTTCGAACAAGGATTGACAGTTACTTTATTGACCTTGAACTAAAACAGTTTGTATGGTTGTATCGTTTATGACTCAAAAGCTTGATCCTGGACGAATAAATAATTGCTTTACATAACTTCCATTAAAAACTGACAAATAACTGggtattttttttcatgtagCCAAACCTGCTCAGTCCTTCTATGAGTAACATTCAGGTGTCATTCATTGCTGTTTGCAGGCCGTGATTAAACGGAGGGGGGAGGCCTGGGTTTTTCCTGTGGTTTTGTCGGGCTCCTACTCCGACACGTTGTTTCTCCTCCCCTGTGAGCTGAGGCGACTTGGTTACCATGACGAGGCGTCCGGGTGAATGCACTAAATGCCAAGTGATATACCAGGCCGTGACAATGGGCCTTAGACAAACGCTCACAGAggtgcaaacagacacacacacacacacacacttggacacatgaccacacacacagcctctttaAAAAACAGGTTGACATAGTAATAACATGCCCGACATGCATCTTAAGAACAAAAGGGTGAAACCTTCCCACACAAAAGCACATCCATGGATGATCCAGAAGGTTGTTTTGTTGTCCTTAAGACTGGACCTTTGGCCAATACCACAATGTAAGAAATATTCTGCTCCAATTAAGAATCCTGCACATTATCAACAACGAGTACTATAGCGTTAAAGCGAGACCATTTAACTAGTGTTGCCTGTGAAACATTGCAGATAATTCTAAATGCTAAAACATTAGCACGGGTTGGCAAATAGAGATGAATGGACCCCCTAATGTTTGTTACACAGCAATGTTGCGCTAAAGTTAGCTGACATTAGCTGTAATTTGCCAtcttaaacattttaatatgtcATGTGAACCAGATCTACTTCCTTCTTATCTGCACACACTACACAAACCTAAATCGATATGAACTGTGTTCTCACAATTTACTAAAGATGTTGGTCCCCACATTTAGAACACTATTAATTGGTCGTACATTTCTTACTGTAACTGTTTTATGTGAATGGCCTTTGATCTAAAACAATGAATCATGCATGCGTCATATTTAACAAAGTCTAACAAAATGTATTCTATGTAGAAAGTACAGTAGCCGCTCAATGAATAGGGTGACATAAAAAGTGCAAAATGAAGTATCTAAGTATTAAGTagcataataataatgtattttatttataacgcaCTCTTCATCAATAGATCTCAGAGTGCCACAGAGCCAGCAAAACAGTTAAAACTAGTTAAAACTTAACATAGAGTAAAAAAAGCTAGCTGAATAAGGTTTTTAGGCCATTTTTATAATTCAGAATGACTCTTCAGATACTGTTCAACGTTAATTTGAGTAAATTTAGAGCAAAAGCCCCGGTACATGGACCTCATGTGGAAAGAGTAAGACCTCATGGAGCCCCAGTCCTACCAGTTCCCTTCGCAGCCAGGCCAGTGCGTTCTCGATGTCCAGCTTCGTGCCTTCCTCTCCAGCTGTGCACCCGGACCTGCTCTGAGGGTCCCTGCGTGCACCCTGCCCCGCCGGGCTGCCATCATCGAAGGTGGAGGTCTTGCAGGAGAAGTCCCGCAGTCTGTTTAAGACCACTTCCATCATGTCAGGTGTATGTTCTCAGCTGTAGCGCAGATGCAGCCtcgtctctctgctctctctttctcctcctgttaTGAGATCACGGTTTATGAGGGACTCTCACTCCCTTTCATTCTCAGCACTGTGGAGTTTGTGCATGTTGGCAGAGCAGGTCTGACGTCAGTGCATTGTCCAGATGCCTGACCTGGAGTTGTTTACCACTTTGttgtgggaggagggggtgcacgcatacacacacagaccgtgTTCATTAGGATGTATGGGGGGGTAACATCTTTAACAATCCTTGTGATGGTTTGGGTCTGTTGCTTTTTGTGTACTTGAGGAGGATGCGGGGAGTACAGAGCATGTGATCTGTGGTCAGGAGCTTAAGAACAGTGTGAACAGCCATGTGTAACTAACCCCCTCTTGTGCTGTTTTACCCTCATTCTGCCGCCCCTGGCAACCCCAtctattctcacacacacacacacacacacacacaccgcattgTAAACCAAACATAGGCCCACTTTGTGGACTCCACAGTATCAACCCAAATAGCCACATTGACACATAGAAAGCTATTTTTAAGAGTGGAAACTGACTCCTCTTCAGGAAAAACAACGTCACTACTCTCAAAAGGAGTAAAAAACAAGCTGCCTTTTAGTGCCATTGTGCGAATTGTCCCATGTTCTTAATGCGACTTGCAAAGACAATGAAGAGCCGGGTTTAAGTTGTATCAGCTGTGACGTCAACAGTTGCTTTGAATGAGTAGAATTGACAAATATGTTAAATACCTTTTCTTCACCTTCCTatcattttctgtttgtatCTTTGTCGCTATTAATATTTAATGCTAGTCTGTTTGTATTGTGATGAGAGTTTTGGCTAAAATTGAAATAATAGACAACAGCAACACCATTTGGTAAATTTGCAACCAATATTTCTTCACTGCTGTTGGTGGACGACGATTAGGCCGACAGACAAGACTTCATAttcaatacaaaatatatataaagtaccACACATGTTGCAAGTAGGGTCGTTAGGAATAAGTACTAAGGTTGTTTATTGAAGTACCAATAGAAATACGACAGCACTCACAATTTCACTTGTTAAAGTACCAGTAAGTATTGGCATCAAAATGAACTTAGATGAAGAACTCATTATACTGATTGACTTATTTGGTTATTGTATATCACTGATCACGGCTCATTGTCGCCACCATGTGTTGTATTTTTGAAGGCATTTACTAACAACTGGTGGTTTACTTTCAAGGATTTCAAGGAGCAGTGCTCTGGACACAAATTGTTTTGAAATCCATTTGAATTTGGActcatttttaaagttatttggaaagaaaacaaagattttaCCCTTGAGCAGGGccggctctagcccattggctgccctaggcgatactaagatttgcgcccccccaccccacctacggccactttgaaccaaatccattccatgttatcatGCTGATATGCATTAAAGGTACACTATGTTGTATGtattatactgtacatttatatttgaggtgcgaggggaaggagggaggactccgACGCGGagtaaatggaaaataaaaggactttaatagtcaaaaaactcgaactcaaaatcactccaaccaaaaaagggggaggaaggaggcaaaaacaaaacagacaaaaacagggacctggacttgaaaccagggacttacttgacacatgaacggtcgacatgtaatgacgccacacaagacaagagactcacagggcttaaatacacaaggtgcaggtgattggacacaggtggaaacgatcaggcacggcagacgatcacaggggaagacaggacaaggcaggatatgaagttacccaggaacacaagagacatgaaaagaagcagacccaaaccgtgacagaacccccccccccctcaaggactgaattccagacggtcctaaaggggggcagaaccatggaaatcagacaaggggcgggagggtggggacccgacagctatggtccgggcgtggggtgctccgggggtctgccgggtcggcagccgggcctcagggtctcgccGACCCGGCCAGGGCGGGGCTACTAGCAGTAGACCACGGTCCTGACGGgcctccagaacccctgggagcagagcaaccagggAAAACCACAGAGGACCAAGTAGAGTCTCTCTGGGGGTAAACAGGTCCACCTCGGCCATACCAACGGAGTTCCACCACAACGGGATGGAGTCTCCGGTCCCTGGGCCTCGGCTCCTATCTCGAGGGAGGAGACCACAaacccccccagtcccggctcctgacccggccccAAGACatccgtcccagcccgagtgggccccaagatgtccgtctccgcccgatccggccccaagacgccatTCTCCCCCGCAGAGCTcggcccaccaccaccacaacgccgccgcacagcccggcgccccccgccacgccgcacagcccggcgccccccgccacgccgCCGCAGctgcacagcccggcgccccccgccacgacgccaccgcacagcccggcgccccccgccacgccgcacagcccggcgccccccgccacgccgCCGCAGCTGCACAGCCCAGCGCCCCCCGCCATGACGCCGACGCcacagagcccggcgccccccgccacgacgccgacgcacagcccggcgccccccgccatgaCGCCGACGCCAcggagcccggcgccccccgccacgacgccgccgcacagcccggcgccccccgccacgccgcacagcccggcgccccccgccacgccaCCGCAGctgcacagcccggcgccccccgccatgaCGCCGACGCcacagagcccggcgccccccgccacgacgccgacgcacagcccggcgccccccgccatgaCGCCGCCActgcacagcccggcgccccccgccacgacgcccggCCGCCACCCCGGCAGACCCAGTGCAGCGGcggcgtggcggggggcgccgggctgtgcggcggcGTTGTGGCGGTGGTGGGCCGAGCTCTGCGGGGGAGAATGGCGTCTGGGGGCCAGCCGgtgtaataaaatacattacatacTGTGAGCAAGTGTTCGTTGGTCATTCCGATCCCCTACGAACCCAGTTGTTACAGGGGGTTAcaggggggaaaaggggggcaGGAAGGGAAGGGGGACTTCTGTAAAGGGGGAATTGGATACCATGgccgggggggcaggggggggggggcatggtaAGAAAGGGTTAGGAGAGGAGTGGATAGAAGGAAACCTGGGGGGGAGGAGTTATTTGAGGTGGGCTGGTTTAATTAGGATAGGTGAGGAGGTGGATTTGGAAGGGatttgggtgggggggtagaTAGGATGGCTGAGAGGGCAGATAGAAGGGATTTGGGTGGGGGGTAGATAGGATGGCTGAGAGGGCAGATAGAAGGGatttgggtgggggggtagaTAGGATGGATGAAAGGGCAGATAGAAGGGATTTGGGTGGGGGGTAGATAGGATGGATGAAAGGGCAGATATAAgggatttgtttgtgttctctttTGCATTATATATGTTCTGCCCATTGCTCTCTGGATGTGTTTGGTTTGGTGTGAACTTACCATTAGATAAGtcttaagctttatcttaaatgagctgactgtATCTGCATGTATGGCTACGTATTTTTCACCTGATTAGAAAGGAGGAGGTGAGACGTAATGGAAACCAAAGATTTGCTGTGGCAGCCAGGTGTTTGACTTGCCGTAATTAAAGTCTGAACTGTAGGCCATTGAAGTGCTACTCATTTGTTCTTGAAGCAGCATAAGTGCAATGCCAAAGCCAACCTGAACTCCTACATTCAGCACACCTTTAGCAAAGCCAGACCACCAACTTCTGCCCCTTACTGGTGTCTCCTCTGATTGATCCTCAGGGGATTTCTCAGTCGCATCCTCAGGTCTCTCTTCTGTTTGAAACTCAGGTGTCCCCTCTGTTGGAAACTCATGGGTCCCCTCTTTTGGATCCTCAGGTATCTCCTCTGTTGGAAACTCAGGTgactccaccttctcatcctCAGGTGTCCCCTCTTTTGGATCCTCAGGTGTCTCCTCTGTTGGAAACTCAGGTGTCTCCACCTTCTCTTCCTCAGGTGTCTCTTCTGTTTGAAACTCAAGTGTCCCCTCTGTTGGATCCTCAGGTGTCTCCTCTGTTGGAAACTCAGGTGTGTCCACCTTCTCATCCTCAGGTGTCTGTTCTGTCTGATCCTCAGATGTCTCCTGCGTTTGATCCTCAGGAGTAGTCACTGGGAGGCTCTCGATGCTGTGAGTGCCTTTGATGTGGTCCATCTCACGGATCATGCGCTGTTTGTTTATAGTTTGGCATTCCTTAATTAACTCTTCAACGCTTTCCTGCTCATTATAAATCTTTGCCTGGtttaactttttcttttgtttcttttgagtgTAACAGGCTTCGGGTTGAGATACCTTATTTTCGTTTTTGGCAACAAACatctgttttattttcctccataTGTAGTATTTTTCAAATTTACTCTTAAGCTGTTGAGTGCCTTTGACGTGGTCCATCTCACTAATCAAGCGCTGGTTATTTATAGTTTGGCATTCCTCAATTAACTCTTCAATGCTTTCCTGCTCATTATAAATCTTTGCATGGTTgaactttttcttttgtttctttttgtgacaGGCTTCGGTTTGAGATACCTTATTTTCGTTTTGGACAACAAACATCTCAGGTACCTGCGGAAGAAGCTCCGATCCAATCACTTGTGATTTTGCCATGTCTCTTCTAAGTCTTCAAACACGTCCACTCTGTTGGTTCACCAAAAATGAATGCAGTTAAGTTCAGGTTGATTAGTGACGTATTGGCTTTGATCTTGACGGAGGTTGGTCACATGTTTTGTGTGACGTCCTAACATTCGATGCGTCACTTGTTCCAGACGTGTGGACCGAACGCGTCACGGGTTAAGTCACGTGACGTTAGTGTCTAACGCGCTAGCAAACGTTCACTTTAACGGCAGCTCGCGTATCTGCATCCGACCCTCGGAAGGTAACATTAACTATGAAAGCCTTCACTTTCAATCTTGAGAAGAGTGTAGACCCATATCTTACTGAGATTGTGAGGATTTATCGATCATTTAGACTTCAAAATATGTCTTTATATAGTCCGAAGTGAGCTCAGGTATGACAGTGAACCATCGGTCCATTTGTGAAACATCCGTTGCCGTAATTTTtccccctttgttgctttattgtttctgtccattcactccacactagcagcagctgcagcgtttaaatattcagttttttatgtaatttttaatttaataaacaatTTTGGCGATGGGTGCCCTTCTTTTGGTTTTAGCACCTGCCGTTCAAAATGTCTCTGCACGTGCCTGTatctacatgtatgtatgtatgtatgaaatatatatatatacactaattGCATGTCAGGGTGAACAAATAAGATGTATACGGTTTAAATAACTTgaatgttttgcattaaatcctACTGGGATGTTTGATGCACAATAACCGTTGTGGTTAAAACATTTAGACATTAAACATTTAGCTGATTTAGAGTGCCGATGTTCTTAAGTCTTATATTTCCCATGACCAATAATTTAGCATCAGGCTCCTCCCAAACCAGAAGTAAAACCCATAAAATCTTTGTTATTTATCCCTGGGCTTTGTCTGGAAGGCACAgccttcctggtggttcagctACTTCACTTTCTCCACGGTTGTCAAACCTCAACGTCAATGGGCCACAGACCACCTGACAGACTTTACCCAGGGCACAAAATACACGCGATATGAACCGTGTGTTGTATAAACGACGCTGTCGCGGTGTGTTGCTCATCGAATATTACCAGTCTTCATTTGTTCAAAGGTAATGTTAAACTCTTACTTTGAACCGACAACAATGCCTGATTCAGGTCTTCTTTTAGAAGTACTCTGCCCGCTCTTAAGCCGAGCTGCTGTTAGGTAAGCGTGACATTGTTGCGTGTAAGTGACGTGGTGAATTGGAACTTGAGTCATTTCATCAGGTTATAGCAGTGAAATGCTTTATTAAGCATCGTATTTGTTTCGCGCAAAATGATTAGGTATATCTCATTGTGGCCGGAGTTTAACTCACGTGACCAACGGACCGGTTTTTCTTGTAGCAGTTGTGATTTTGTGTCAGTGCGCATCAATCCTCTGTAACCTGTTTGAGTTCAATAAAGTTAGCAAGATATTCACTGATTCAGACTTCACGGTTCAATAGCTCGTCAGCGAAACCACGTTAAACCACgaacgacacctctctgtaaccgtagTGTTGTCGACAACCAACTACACCGCAGTAACCCTCATTTTACCCAAACACACCGCTCAGCGAGCGAGACGAATCATTTTGTTCTTAATATGTGGTCGCTTCCGATAGTCCGCAGGGACCGTCTGCCAAGTACAATGCGTAAGAAAATAAGACACTCCACTGTTATGATCAATACTCAAAAGCCATTGTCATACAAAGTAAAAGGTGTAGTACAATGAGCACAAGCCCATGGACGTATGTCATGAATGGTGAAGTAATTGTATTCTTCTGTAATATGGTCTCACGgccggtgttacaccgaaatctgtgacccatcagaaactgaccgcagagggcgctgtttcatatcgtctgctcgtgcgtgctagaccccggagggcgaagaagagcgcctacgcaaacggcgtaaacgttaatacattacgtccacggaggaaagcatcatattgtagtgttaagaaaaagaacaaaatatttaatggaccagcacattggctacgttgtcagaatgtgtgaccccactgtaACTGCTTAATAATAGagttaaacttcaaaatattgtttggggttgttatttcatctcttcacatCACTCtggaaacacattttcttattaggagtcttcacagagccagtacctcagaggtcaccatatctgacaagtagcagccgtcagaatgtgtgaccccactaTAACTGCTGAATTAATTAGTCAAACTTCAGTAGGTTAAAATCGAAATATGAAAGGACAATAGTGTCCAGTGTAAGCAGTtacagtggggtcacacattctgacaacgtagccaatgtgctggtccattaaatattttattctatcttttcttaacactacaatatgatTCTTTCCTTTGTGGACGTAATGTATTAACGTTTACGCCGTTTacgtaggcgctcttcttcgccctccggggtctagcacgcacgagcagacgatgtgaaacagcgccctctgcggtcagtttctgatgggtcacagatttcggtgtaacaccggcGCACTTGTTAAGATCAATGTGATTTGTAAATCTCCTGCACTGGTCCGTTTTAGTCAAATTATAGGTTATTCGGGTTGTAGCTGGTGTCAACAAAGCTACGGTTACAGAAAGGTGTGGTTTGTGTTTTAACGTAGTTTTTCTGACAAGCTATTGAACCGTGAAGTCTGAATCTGTAAATATCTAACCTTACCGTACTAGTGTTTGCACATTATAGGGCACAGTTTACTCTGTGTGAGCTTTAACCTCATTCGTATATGCTCTGATTCTTCTGTAAACGGGCCAAAAGCCAAAACGACCTTTTGAACCATGGCAGCAGGTGAAAAGCTTCTTCCCCATCATGCATTTCACCTGCAGCTGGTTCATATGTGTTTACGCGCAGGAACACGTGACCGTGACACATCACGTTGCCTCGCTATTGACTCTAGCCACACCTGTTAATTGCTGAGCTCTCCATTGCCTGACACCTGTTTGCTCTCCTCCTGTAGCTGTGGGTCAGCCAAACACGAGCAGCATGCTGGCACCGCAGGCAGATCAGGTCATGGCCCTTGGCGACTGGGAGGAACGCTGGCAGGAGGACCGGATAGGTTTCCACCAGCCTCACGTGCACACGTAAAGAAGTTTAAAAGTGACCGTACctattattaaaaacacatcagcaacAATGGTGGTGTTTGGTTGTAAACAGCCGCTGTGTTTTGCTTTGACAGGATGCTGGAGAAGAACATCGATAAAGTTATTTCGGGGCGGACGGGAGTTCGCgtcttctttcctctctgtgGGAAAGCTGTAGATATGAAGTGGTATGGAAACACGAACTGGATCCAATAAGGAAAATCCAATTTGGTGTTCACATTGTCAGTGGTCATTCCTGCTACTCATAATTCCTTCTTTGTGAATCCCAGGCTAGCAGACATGGGCCACTCGGTGGTTGGAGTGGAGATTTCTGAAAAGGCAATAAAACAGTTCTTTGCAGAGAACAACTTGACCTACCGCGAGGAGCCTGTTCCTGCCATACCTGGGGCAAAGGTTTACAAGGTACGAGCTCACACAGCTCTGCAACGGTAGAATACTAGTGCTTTGTCTGCTCAACCTAATCCGGCACAACACGTcttattttcttcattattgTGTCAAACTGACTGTTGTGTTATGGCAAATAAGTTTGTAAAGCAAACCGTCTGCACGGTATAACCACTCATTAGCAAAGGAGCACTGACAAAAATGAAACTAGATAAACCCAATCATTTCAATAATTCAAACAACATGGGATGCTATGACAAAGTGTATAATGGTTGGCATCTTGTGGCAAAGGTCAAATTAGTGTGGGATGGTCGTCAAGAACAGTAGCTGAAAGACATGTTGTATTCAGGACCCAAATGTTAATCCACATTGTTTTTGTTCCACAGAGCTCAGAAAGAAATATCTCCCTGTATCAATGTGACCTCTTCAAATTCTCCAGGTTGgtaaaaaatgtgtctttatgTCCTTTTTGAAGGATGTTGAATAGGCCCTTTTCCCAGCATGTTATAGCAGGGAAAACCCAGGTGAGATGATATTCATGATCCCATTGTATTTAGTGAGCCAACTTTCACAATCCAAGGACCCTCACCCACCTAAATGGGGCCAAAATAGATGTAATCCTTTGCTCCTATGTTTACCCTGCAATGACcatgtggggggaaaaaatattaCTTTACACAAGCTCTTTCCACAGTTCCATTGACGGTCAGTTTGGGGCAATTTGGGACAGAGGATCTCTAGTGGCCATCAACCCAAAAGAACGAGAAACGTAAGACGACTATGAGTAACCCTCTATGACATGTGATGTGGTTGATTTGGCAGCATGTTTCTATTCATGTTAAAACCTCTGAAATAAACCTCAGGcacagtttgacattttataaTAAAGATTCATATTCTCCATCCTCTCTCACAACACCACAGGTATGCTGCACTCATCATTTCTCTTATGGCTAAAGATTGCAGATACCTTCTGGACACTTTTCTGTACAACGCTGAGTTGTATACAGGTGACTTTCTctgatttaaaacaaagaaaacatgttttgttgaaAATGAAGACATTTGTGATGGTATTTGCCTTTCAGGGCCGCCCTTTTTTGTGCCTGACGAGCAATTGGCCAGCCTGTTCGGTGAGTGTTGCTAAGAAGATTCATggctgagtgtgtttgtgtgccaccACGATACTGGAGCTGTGGTCAAATGGTCCAAAGATGACCGTAACTTCTATCCCTGACCACTTTTCCTTGACCTCTGGGGAAAAACATCAGGGAAAGATGGGAAGGAGAATTCATGCGTATCAGTCTACACTAAATTAAGCTACAAAGCTATGGCGCAACGAAAGGCTGATGTTCGCAAAGAGGGGATACAAAAAAAGCTCTTCTTCTGTTATGTTATGTAGACAGGCAGGTTAAACGATTGACTTTAAAATGGTTGGAGTTACAATAGAATTTAAACCTCAGGAGTGTCACACAGTACAAAGCTACTGTTCCAAGTCATGGCAACGGTTTTTAGTGGGATCTGCGTTTGAGGATTGTGATCGTTTGTTCTCGGGAACGGAAGAATGGTGCTTTATTTTAACTGTTGCCgctgcaaggaattgtggggaagaatgatgtttttttactttttgcaaAAGAAGGTCCATTGTTTCCTATGCTAAAACAGCTAATACAGAATGCATTGAAGCACCTTTCTGTCACATTTAGAGAACCTACTtggtcatttcactcagttttttttaagcagaaaggaaaatgtatacatatatgaatCAACCAAGGTAACGGGACTAGTAAGTTGCACGTTACAGTACGGAGGCTGAAAtgaagttgtgttttgtttcctcaGGGAAGAGCTGTGATTTGGAACTGCTGCAGTCGGCTGATGCCCTGACAGAAAAACATCGAGGCTGGGGACTGGACTCCCTGACTGAAAATGTACACCTCATCACTCCCAAGAGCATTTAAAAACTTTTAAGTTTGGAGAGTTTCGAAAAGCAGATCATGGCCGTTTAATTGCAAATACTGGTcctgtaaaagagaaaaaatacttttggtAGAAGGTGCATGGAAATAAAATGACCTCATCTTTTCATCAGATTGCTAAGAGCTGTTAATACGTTTTGGATGCTGCGCACATCGACTTCTTATTCCCATAAATATTTGATATAAACTACAACTGCTGCCTGTGAGGCTGTGACTGCTGGAAGGTCCAAACCATCGGAGGACAGCAGAAGGGAAACGTCTActgtacgcacacacaaacatgtcggATGTTACTGTAAAGGTTGTGAATGAAGAATAGCGTGACAGTGCATAAGCGAAGGATATATTGTGGTGtttgcgcgcgcccccccccctctctcaatGTCATGTGATCTGCAGCGGCTTCCCCGTTGCCTGTTGCCTAGATACAAGACCAAACATTAGCAACCTTTAAGGAGCATCAGCTAACCTGTgagcaagttttttttaaatggccgaAAACCACGAGGAGCCCACAAACGTAAGTTTGCAAGAACggagttaaaaagttaaaaagctAAAGACGTCCGACCGAAACCCCCCAAATGTCCTTGACCAGTTTACCGCGTAGCTgttaacttaacgttagctgGCGAAATGCTAACCGACCACCGGTGTTTGAGTAGCAATTCCATTTGAAAATGGCCCAGGTCCACATTGAAAGCTGAAGTGGCTCATGTTCCGTGAGATGTGTGACCTGAACACGGAGGTGGGCGACCCGCCCCCCGCCCGCTGGCTTTGGAGAGACGACACTCGAACGCTGGAGTTCGTCAGGTGAGCGCAGCCGGGTCAAATCACctgttagcgttagcattagcatccgCGGCACCTGTTAGCATCCATGAAACCTCGCCAAGTGGGGAGACACCACTGTGAAACCTCCACCAGTGGATTCCTTACATTAAGGGCAGTTTTCTTCACTTATACACGGTCTGAAAGACGTGTGTTTAATCTGCAGGTGAGATCAGACACCTGTACGTGTCCAGCATAGGAATGTGAACATCTGTAATGCCCGATTGAGAACTAACTTTAAATTTAGCTAACAAATGTAATTCAAAGTCCTTTATCACTCCTTAAAtcagatataaaataaataagatacAT
This genomic interval from Pungitius pungitius chromosome 17, fPunPun2.1, whole genome shotgun sequence contains the following:
- the LOC119218883 gene encoding probable thiopurine S-methyltransferase isoform X2, whose product is MLAPQADQVMALGDWEERWQEDRIGFHQPHVHTMLEKNIDKVISGRTGVRVFFPLCGKAVDMKWLADMGHSVVGVEISEKAIKQFFAENNLTYREEPVPAIPGAKVYKSSERNISLYQCDLFKFSSSIDGQFGAIWDRGSLVAINPKERETYAALIISLMAKDCRYLLDTFLYNAELYTGKSCDLELLQSADALTEKHRGWGLDSLTENVHLITPKSI
- the LOC119218883 gene encoding probable thiopurine S-methyltransferase isoform X1, which translates into the protein MLAPQADQVMALGDWEERWQEDRIGFHQPHVHTMLEKNIDKVISGRTGVRVFFPLCGKAVDMKWLADMGHSVVGVEISEKAIKQFFAENNLTYREEPVPAIPGAKVYKSSERNISLYQCDLFKFSSSIDGQFGAIWDRGSLVAINPKERETYAALIISLMAKDCRYLLDTFLYNAELYTGPPFFVPDEQLASLFGKSCDLELLQSADALTEKHRGWGLDSLTENVHLITPKSI